One genomic window of Streptomyces sp. WP-1 includes the following:
- a CDS encoding UDP-N-acetylmuramate dehydrogenase, with amino-acid sequence MHLLHDAPLAPLTTFRLGGPALRLVTAETDAEVIDAVREADDSGTPLLVVGGGSNLVIGDKGFQGTALRIATRGVELRGTTLELAAGEVWSDAVARSVEAGLAGIECLAGIPGSAGATPIQNVGAYGQEVSATISEVIAYDRRSGETVTLSNEECDFSYRHSRFKADPERYVVLRVRFELEDAGGMSAPVKYAETARALGVEPGDRVPLARARETVLKLRAGKGMVLDADDHDTWSAGSFFTNPILGEEQFAAFRERVRERLGEDVEPPAYPAGEGRRKTSAAWLIDKAGYTKGYGTGPARISTKHTLALTNRGEATTEDLLTLAREVVAGVREAFGITLVNEPVMVGVGL; translated from the coding sequence GTGCACCTACTCCACGACGCCCCCCTCGCCCCGCTGACCACGTTCCGCCTGGGCGGGCCCGCGCTGCGGCTGGTGACCGCAGAGACGGATGCCGAGGTGATCGACGCCGTCCGGGAGGCGGACGACAGCGGGACCCCGTTGTTGGTCGTCGGCGGCGGGTCGAACCTCGTCATCGGGGACAAGGGATTCCAGGGGACCGCGCTGCGGATCGCCACCCGGGGGGTCGAGCTGCGGGGGACCACCCTGGAGCTGGCGGCCGGGGAAGTATGGAGCGACGCCGTCGCGCGCAGCGTGGAGGCAGGGCTGGCCGGGATCGAGTGCCTCGCCGGGATCCCCGGGTCCGCGGGGGCCACGCCGATCCAGAACGTGGGGGCGTACGGCCAGGAGGTCTCGGCCACCATCTCCGAGGTGATCGCCTACGACCGGCGCTCCGGCGAGACGGTCACGCTGAGCAACGAGGAGTGCGACTTCTCGTACCGCCACAGCCGCTTCAAGGCCGACCCGGAGCGGTATGTCGTCCTGCGGGTGCGGTTCGAACTGGAGGACGCGGGCGGGATGTCCGCGCCGGTCAAGTACGCCGAGACGGCCCGCGCGCTCGGTGTCGAGCCGGGGGACCGCGTGCCGCTGGCCCGGGCCCGCGAGACCGTGCTGAAGCTGCGCGCCGGCAAGGGCATGGTGCTCGACGCCGACGATCACGACACCTGGTCGGCCGGTTCCTTCTTCACCAACCCGATCCTCGGCGAGGAGCAGTTCGCCGCGTTCCGGGAGCGGGTGCGCGAGCGGCTCGGGGAGGACGTCGAACCGCCCGCGTACCCGGCGGGCGAGGGCCGTAGGAAGACGTCGGCCGCCTGGCTCATCGACAAGGCCGGCTACACCAAGGGGTACGGCACCGGGCCCGCCCGCATCTCCACCAAGCACACCCTCGCCCTCACCAACCGCGGCGAGGCCACCACCGAGGACCTCCTCACCCTGGCCCGCGAGGTCGTCGCCGGGGTGCGCGAGGCCTTCGGGATCACCCTCGTCAACGAGCCCGTCATGGTGGGCGTCGGTCTCTGA
- a CDS encoding DUF397 domain-containing protein: MLTWFKSSYSSGNDGNSCVELAVTPDTIHVRDSKNTDGPRLTLTPEAWANFVPYASYA; encoded by the coding sequence ATGCTGACGTGGTTCAAGAGCAGCTACAGCAGCGGTAACGACGGCAACTCCTGCGTCGAACTCGCCGTCACCCCCGACACGATCCACGTCCGCGACTCCAAGAACACCGACGGCCCCCGCCTCACGCTCACGCCGGAGGCCTGGGCGAACTTCGTGCCGTACGCCTCGTACGCCTGA
- a CDS encoding DUF397 domain-containing protein — protein MIRKTTAGDASELAWFKSSYSGGTDGESCVELAVTPGTVHVRDSKNIEGPRLALNPSAWANFVPYASEV, from the coding sequence ATGATCCGCAAGACCACTGCCGGGGACGCCTCCGAGCTGGCGTGGTTCAAGAGCAGTTACAGCGGCGGCACTGACGGAGAGTCCTGCGTCGAGCTTGCCGTCACCCCCGGCACTGTCCACGTCCGTGACTCCAAGAACATCGAGGGCCCCCGGCTGGCGCTCAACCCCAGCGCGTGGGCGAACTTCGTGCCATACGCCTCGGAGGTCTGA
- a CDS encoding helix-turn-helix transcriptional regulator → MSVDGEAVGPDGEVDEPGWEVDPDDEWGVAVITMVGRQLKLLREAAGLRAAEFGALVGYGEDLVYKVEAGKRIPRREYLVDADRVLNANGVIEATWEDVKKVRYPKKIRELGKLEAKAIEIGVFECNIIAGLLQTSEHARELIQARQPPYSPDDVERMVAARLARQSVFERDPSPSLHFVLEEAPLHRQVGGTMVWRKQLERLLELGRLHNVTLQVMPTNTDAHPGLDGRIELMKFPDGTAVGRSDGAFGGRPITDPKQLRILELRYGTIRAQALTPRASLAFIEQLLGET, encoded by the coding sequence ATGTCGGTGGACGGCGAGGCGGTAGGGCCCGACGGAGAGGTGGACGAGCCGGGCTGGGAGGTCGATCCGGACGACGAGTGGGGTGTCGCCGTGATCACGATGGTGGGCCGGCAGCTGAAGCTGCTGCGCGAGGCGGCGGGGTTGCGCGCCGCGGAGTTCGGGGCGCTGGTGGGGTACGGCGAGGACCTGGTCTACAAGGTCGAGGCGGGCAAGCGGATTCCCCGGCGGGAGTATCTGGTCGACGCGGACCGGGTGTTGAACGCGAACGGGGTCATCGAGGCGACGTGGGAGGACGTCAAGAAGGTCAGGTACCCGAAGAAGATCCGAGAACTGGGGAAGCTGGAGGCCAAGGCGATCGAGATCGGCGTCTTCGAGTGCAACATCATCGCCGGGCTGTTGCAGACTTCCGAACATGCCCGGGAGCTGATCCAGGCTCGACAACCGCCGTATTCACCGGACGATGTGGAGCGCATGGTGGCGGCCCGTCTGGCCCGGCAGTCGGTCTTCGAACGGGATCCGTCCCCGTCGCTTCATTTCGTGCTGGAAGAAGCTCCACTGCATCGGCAGGTTGGGGGCACAATGGTGTGGCGAAAGCAGCTCGAACGCCTGCTGGAGCTAGGGCGGTTGCACAACGTCACGCTTCAGGTCATGCCGACGAACACCGATGCTCACCCAGGGCTGGACGGCAGGATCGAGCTGATGAAGTTCCCGGATGGTACGGCGGTGGGACGTTCCGACGGCGCGTTCGGCGGGCGTCCGATCACCGATCCGAAGCAGCTACGCATCCTTGAGCTGCGGTATGGCACTATCCGGGCTCAGGCGCTCACTCCAAGGGCGTCGCTGGCCTTCATCGAGCAACTGCTGGGAGAAACATGA
- a CDS encoding ATP-binding protein, with amino-acid sequence MNQEIAEVAAQSPTPFTDFSLLLSSTRRGARLARLLTEAQLRRWGLPTETASHLVAELAANAVTHGRVPGRDFRLTLRLTGDTLRIEVTDTRGERLPTRQRPAADAESGRGLLLVDALADRWGVREDRFPCKTVWAECSLG; translated from the coding sequence ATGAACCAGGAAATCGCCGAGGTCGCGGCCCAATCCCCCACGCCCTTCACGGACTTCAGCCTGCTGTTGTCGTCCACCCGCCGAGGGGCCCGGCTGGCCCGGCTGCTCACGGAGGCGCAGCTGCGGCGCTGGGGGCTGCCTACGGAGACCGCGAGTCATCTCGTGGCCGAGCTGGCGGCCAACGCCGTGACGCACGGCCGGGTGCCGGGGCGGGACTTCCGGCTGACGCTGCGCCTGACCGGCGACACGCTGCGGATCGAGGTCACGGACACCCGCGGTGAACGGCTCCCCACGCGCCAGCGGCCCGCCGCGGACGCGGAGTCGGGCCGTGGCCTGCTCCTCGTGGACGCTCTGGCGGACCGCTGGGGTGTGCGGGAGGACCGGTTTCCGTGCAAGACGGTGTGGGCGGAGTGCTCGCTCGGCTGA
- a CDS encoding DHA2 family efflux MFS transporter permease subunit, translated as MSQQTEQAHEARQNRRSAVWALLVTSVAGFMAALDNLVVTTALPAIRKDLGGALDDLEWTVSAYTLTFACLLMFGAALGDRFGRRRLFIAGLTVFTGASAAAAMAPGIDSLIAARAVQGVGAAVMMPLTLTLLTAAVPAAKRGTVYGIWGAVNGLAVASGPLIGGSLTEHVSWHWIFWLNVPLGLITLPFARLRLAESHGAGARLDVPGTLLASGGLFGIVYGLVRGPSDGWTDPVVLTALSAGGALLLAFVVYGSRAANPMLPMRLFRSRAFSGINAASMLMFVGMFGSIFLLSQYMQGVLGYSPTEAGLRMLPWTGMPMLVAPIAGVLSDRVGGRPVVAAGLLLQAAGLGYMAYVVTAHASYEVQLPALILSGIGMALYFAPAANLVMSSVRPHEQGIASGANNALREVGGALGIAVMSSIFSAYGGYTSAQSFVDGLRPALVTGAAVVALAALSSLAIPGRSRTGGPKPLPETSSAPALETASG; from the coding sequence ATGTCACAGCAGACCGAACAGGCCCACGAGGCCCGGCAGAACCGCCGGAGCGCCGTCTGGGCCCTCCTCGTCACCAGCGTCGCCGGCTTCATGGCGGCCCTGGACAACCTCGTCGTCACCACCGCCCTGCCCGCCATCCGCAAGGATCTCGGCGGGGCGCTGGACGACCTGGAGTGGACCGTGAGCGCGTACACGCTCACCTTCGCCTGCCTGCTGATGTTCGGCGCCGCGCTCGGCGACCGGTTCGGCCGCAGGCGGCTGTTCATCGCCGGGCTCACGGTCTTCACCGGCGCCTCCGCCGCCGCGGCCATGGCCCCCGGCATCGACTCCCTGATCGCCGCCCGCGCGGTGCAGGGCGTGGGCGCGGCCGTGATGATGCCGCTGACGCTGACCCTGCTGACGGCGGCCGTGCCCGCCGCCAAACGGGGGACCGTGTACGGCATCTGGGGCGCCGTCAACGGCCTGGCCGTGGCCTCCGGGCCGCTCATCGGCGGCAGCCTCACCGAACATGTGTCCTGGCACTGGATCTTCTGGCTGAACGTTCCGCTCGGCCTGATCACGCTGCCCTTCGCCCGCCTCCGCCTCGCCGAGTCGCACGGCGCCGGAGCCCGCCTGGACGTCCCCGGCACCCTGCTCGCCAGCGGCGGCCTCTTCGGGATCGTCTACGGCCTGGTCCGCGGCCCCTCCGACGGCTGGACGGACCCGGTGGTCCTGACCGCCCTGTCGGCCGGCGGCGCGCTGCTGCTCGCCTTCGTGGTCTACGGCTCCCGCGCCGCCAACCCCATGCTGCCGATGCGGCTGTTCCGCTCCCGCGCCTTCTCCGGGATCAACGCGGCGAGCATGCTGATGTTCGTCGGCATGTTCGGCTCGATCTTCCTGCTCAGCCAGTACATGCAGGGCGTTCTCGGCTACTCGCCCACCGAGGCGGGGCTGCGGATGCTGCCGTGGACCGGTATGCCGATGCTCGTCGCGCCCATAGCGGGAGTCCTCTCCGACCGGGTGGGCGGCCGCCCGGTCGTCGCGGCCGGCCTGCTCCTCCAGGCCGCCGGTCTCGGCTACATGGCCTACGTGGTCACCGCCCACGCCTCCTACGAGGTCCAGCTGCCCGCCCTGATCCTCAGCGGCATCGGCATGGCCCTCTACTTCGCCCCGGCCGCCAACCTCGTGATGTCCAGCGTCCGCCCGCACGAGCAGGGCATCGCCTCCGGCGCGAACAACGCCCTGCGCGAGGTCGGCGGGGCGCTCGGCATCGCGGTCATGTCGTCGATCTTCTCCGCGTACGGCGGCTACACCTCCGCCCAGTCCTTCGTGGACGGTCTGCGCCCCGCCCTGGTCACCGGTGCCGCCGTGGTCGCCCTCGCGGCCCTGTCGAGCCTGGCCATCCCGGGCCGGTCCCGCACCGGCGGCCCGAAGCCCCTGCCCGAGACCTCGTCCGCACCGGCCCTGGAGACCGCGTCCGGCTGA
- a CDS encoding TetR/AcrR family transcriptional regulator codes for MARMSAEERRESVVRAAMEEFGRGGYYGTSTEAIAKRVGVSQPYLFRLFPGKRAIFLAAAERCVEDTLRMFVEATEGLEGEEALHAMAAAYTTAIVEQPSRLMMQMQMFLAVAAAEEEGDREFGENVRAGWMRLWDAVDLPLGTCVENTTEFMAYGMLINCLVAMGFPRGHRVWEGLDTLPFERETAEPDA; via the coding sequence ATGGCCAGGATGAGTGCAGAAGAGCGGCGCGAGAGCGTCGTCCGCGCGGCGATGGAGGAGTTCGGCAGGGGTGGCTACTACGGCACCTCCACCGAGGCCATCGCCAAGCGGGTCGGCGTGTCGCAGCCGTACCTCTTCCGGCTCTTCCCCGGCAAGCGGGCGATCTTCCTCGCGGCGGCCGAACGCTGTGTGGAGGACACCCTCCGCATGTTCGTCGAGGCGACCGAGGGCCTGGAGGGGGAAGAGGCCCTGCACGCCATGGCCGCGGCCTACACCACGGCGATCGTCGAGCAGCCCTCGCGGCTGATGATGCAGATGCAGATGTTCCTGGCCGTCGCCGCCGCCGAGGAGGAGGGCGACCGGGAGTTCGGCGAGAACGTACGGGCCGGCTGGATGCGGCTGTGGGACGCGGTCGATCTGCCGCTCGGCACATGCGTGGAGAACACGACCGAGTTCATGGCCTACGGAATGCTCATCAACTGCCTGGTGGCCATGGGCTTCCCGCGCGGGCACCGCGTGTGGGAGGGCCTGGACACGCTCCCGTTCGAACGGGAGACGGCCGAGCCGGACGCGTAG
- a CDS encoding MaoC family dehydratase: MTAKIGYDDVEVGTELPAQTFPVTRATLVRYAGASGDFNPIHWNEKFAKEVGLPDVIAHGMFTMAEAIRVVTDWLGDPGAVVEYGVRFTKPVVVPNDDQGALIEVSAKVAAKLDDNTVRVDLTATSAGQKVLGMSRAVVRLA, translated from the coding sequence ATGACGGCGAAGATCGGCTACGACGATGTCGAGGTCGGCACCGAACTCCCGGCGCAGACCTTCCCCGTGACGCGCGCCACGCTCGTGCGCTACGCGGGTGCCTCCGGTGACTTCAACCCCATCCACTGGAACGAGAAGTTCGCCAAGGAGGTGGGCCTGCCGGACGTCATCGCGCACGGCATGTTCACCATGGCCGAGGCGATCCGCGTGGTCACCGACTGGCTCGGCGACCCGGGCGCGGTCGTGGAGTACGGCGTCCGCTTCACCAAGCCGGTCGTCGTGCCCAACGACGACCAGGGCGCCCTGATCGAGGTCAGCGCCAAGGTCGCGGCCAAGCTGGACGACAACACGGTCCGCGTGGACCTCACCGCGACCAGCGCCGGCCAGAAGGTGCTGGGGATGTCACGGGCGGTCGTACGGCTCGCCTGA
- a CDS encoding MaoC family dehydratase N-terminal domain-containing protein, which yields MALDQSFVGRTYPPTAPYEVGREKIREFAEAVGETNPAFTDPEAAKALGHPDVIAPPTFVFSITFRAAGQVIEDPQLGLDYDRVVHGDQKFAYRRPVHAGDRLTVTSTIEAIKSLAGNDIVDIRGEVHDEAGEHVVTAWTKLVARAAEGV from the coding sequence ATGGCGCTCGACCAGTCCTTCGTGGGACGGACCTACCCGCCCACCGCGCCCTACGAGGTGGGCCGGGAGAAGATCCGCGAGTTCGCCGAGGCCGTGGGGGAGACCAACCCGGCGTTCACGGACCCCGAGGCCGCCAAGGCGCTCGGGCACCCCGATGTGATCGCCCCCCCGACCTTCGTGTTCTCGATCACGTTCCGCGCCGCCGGCCAGGTGATCGAGGACCCGCAGCTCGGCCTGGACTACGACCGGGTCGTGCACGGCGACCAGAAGTTCGCCTACCGCCGCCCGGTCCACGCCGGCGACCGGCTCACGGTCACCTCCACCATCGAGGCGATCAAGTCCCTCGCGGGCAACGACATCGTGGACATCCGCGGTGAGGTGCACGACGAGGCGGGCGAGCACGTCGTGACCGCCTGGACCAAGCTCGTGGCCCGCGCGGCCGAGGGGGTTTGA
- the rpmG gene encoding 50S ribosomal protein L33, with protein sequence MAATDVRPKITLACVECKERNYITKKNRRNNPDRLEMKKHCPRCNAHTAHRETR encoded by the coding sequence GTGGCTGCCACCGACGTCCGCCCGAAGATCACGCTGGCCTGCGTGGAGTGCAAGGAGCGGAACTACATCACCAAGAAGAACCGGCGTAACAACCCGGATCGACTGGAGATGAAGAAGCACTGCCCGCGTTGCAATGCGCACACCGCGCACCGCGAAACGCGATAA
- a CDS encoding hydrolase, whose translation MPDSQPQPHLPSNSPNPSGGLLLCGARLTDGRTVDVRLGGGRIEAVGTAGSLAQGPARAGAQRVDLTGYLLLPAPAEPHAHGDTALSAEGPGPASCAPEDVRRRATEATLLQLGHGATAVRAHVRVGDVQGLGALNAVLQARRAVRGLAELTAVAMPRLLTGVAGADGLAMLRDAAKMGAAAVGGCPDLDPDPTGYVEAVLEVAAEHGLPVDLHTDAADSARLSRLAAMAGGMRPGVTIGPCAGLARLPAEAASRAADQLAAAGVTVVCLPQGGCGGTDRRGTAPVRLLRAAGVRLAAGSGALRDVSNPVGRGDPLEAAYLLASAHGLRPEDAYDTVSATARATLGLPRVRVEAGFPAELLAVRGDHLPGALSLAYSRIVIHRARVVARTSAVREYCNSAAATEPGLPRQGRGEVP comes from the coding sequence ATGCCCGACAGCCAGCCGCAGCCGCACCTGCCGTCGAACTCGCCGAATCCGTCGGGCGGTCTGCTGCTGTGCGGGGCGCGGCTGACCGACGGCCGGACCGTGGACGTACGGCTGGGCGGCGGGCGGATCGAGGCCGTGGGGACCGCGGGCAGCCTGGCGCAGGGGCCGGCCCGCGCGGGCGCCCAGCGGGTGGACCTCACCGGCTACCTGCTGCTGCCCGCCCCGGCGGAGCCGCACGCGCACGGCGACACCGCCCTGTCCGCCGAGGGGCCCGGCCCGGCCTCCTGCGCCCCCGAGGACGTCCGGCGCCGGGCCACGGAGGCGACGCTGCTCCAGCTGGGGCACGGGGCGACCGCCGTACGGGCGCACGTGCGCGTGGGCGACGTACAGGGCCTCGGCGCGCTGAACGCCGTACTCCAGGCCAGGCGGGCGGTGCGGGGGCTCGCGGAGCTGACCGCGGTGGCGATGCCCCGGCTGCTGACGGGGGTGGCCGGGGCGGACGGGCTGGCGATGCTGCGGGACGCGGCGAAGATGGGCGCCGCCGCGGTGGGCGGCTGCCCGGACCTGGACCCGGATCCCACGGGGTACGTGGAGGCGGTCCTGGAGGTGGCGGCGGAGCACGGCCTGCCGGTGGACCTGCACACGGACGCCGCCGACTCGGCCCGGCTGTCCCGGCTCGCGGCGATGGCGGGCGGCATGCGCCCCGGCGTGACGATCGGCCCGTGCGCCGGTCTCGCGCGCCTGCCCGCCGAGGCCGCCTCCCGCGCCGCGGACCAGCTCGCGGCGGCCGGGGTGACGGTCGTGTGCCTGCCCCAGGGCGGCTGCGGCGGCACCGACCGGCGGGGCACGGCTCCGGTACGGCTGCTGCGCGCGGCCGGGGTGCGGCTGGCGGCCGGCAGCGGCGCGCTTCGGGACGTGTCGAACCCCGTGGGCCGCGGCGACCCCCTGGAGGCCGCCTACCTGCTCGCCTCCGCCCACGGGCTGCGCCCCGAGGACGCGTACGACACCGTGAGCGCGACGGCCCGCGCCACGCTGGGCCTGCCCCGGGTCCGGGTGGAGGCGGGGTTCCCGGCCGAGCTCCTGGCCGTGCGCGGCGACCATCTGCCGGGCGCGCTCTCCCTGGCGTACAGCCGGATCGTGATCCATCGCGCGCGGGTGGTGGCCCGTACGAGCGCGGTCCGGGAGTACTGCAACTCGGCGGCGGCCACGGAGCCGGGGCTGCCGCGGCAGGGGCGGGGCGAGGTGCCGTAG
- a CDS encoding SDR family oxidoreductase, whose amino-acid sequence MRIVIAGGHGQIALRLERLLAARGYEVAGIIRKPEQSDDLRSAGAEPVVLDLESAAVEDVAELLRGADAAVFAAGAGPGSSTDRKETVDRGAAVLFADAAVRAGVRRFVVVSSMGADPAHQGDEVFDIYLRAKGEADAYVTRQKDLDWTVLRPGSLTNDAGTGLVRLEAHTGRGMVPRDDVAAVLAELVDTSATAGLTLELTGGSTPVSVAVKSVAGN is encoded by the coding sequence ATGCGCATTGTCATCGCTGGTGGTCACGGTCAGATCGCGCTGCGGCTGGAACGGCTGCTCGCCGCGCGTGGGTACGAGGTCGCGGGGATCATCCGCAAGCCGGAACAGAGCGACGATCTGCGGTCGGCCGGGGCCGAGCCGGTGGTGCTCGATCTGGAGTCCGCCGCCGTGGAGGACGTCGCGGAGCTGCTGCGGGGCGCGGACGCGGCGGTGTTCGCGGCGGGCGCGGGTCCGGGCAGCAGTACGGACCGCAAGGAGACGGTGGACCGGGGCGCGGCGGTGCTGTTCGCGGACGCGGCGGTGCGCGCGGGCGTACGCCGGTTCGTGGTGGTGTCCTCGATGGGCGCGGACCCCGCGCACCAGGGCGACGAGGTGTTTGACATCTATCTGCGCGCCAAGGGCGAGGCCGACGCGTACGTCACCCGTCAGAAGGACCTGGACTGGACGGTCCTGCGGCCCGGATCGCTCACCAACGACGCCGGGACCGGCCTGGTCCGCCTGGAGGCGCACACCGGGCGCGGCATGGTCCCGCGCGACGACGTGGCCGCCGTACTCGCGGAGCTGGTGGACACCTCGGCGACGGCCGGTCTGACGCTGGAACTGACGGGCGGTTCGACGCCGGTGTCGGTCGCGGTGAAGTCGGTGGCCGGGAACTGA
- a CDS encoding SigE family RNA polymerase sigma factor yields MQPSDRKAADSGPDGEFTRFVAARWRALTHTAYLLTGDFHEAEDLVQTTLAKVYPHWRRLDPERAEHYVRRALVNANRSRYRRRRITHLLLPSLPDTGSVHDDGAGAGGADVYDALARELAGLPERQRAVVVLRYCEDLSVEEVADVLGCSVGTVKSQASRALAKLRSRSSLTRTYPGSRPAEAR; encoded by the coding sequence GTGCAGCCAAGTGACCGCAAGGCCGCGGACAGCGGACCGGACGGGGAGTTCACCCGGTTCGTCGCCGCGCGTTGGCGGGCCCTGACCCACACCGCGTACCTGCTCACCGGCGACTTCCATGAAGCGGAGGACCTGGTGCAGACGACGCTGGCGAAGGTGTACCCGCACTGGCGGCGGCTGGATCCGGAGCGCGCCGAACACTATGTGCGCCGCGCCCTGGTGAACGCCAACCGCAGCCGGTACCGCCGTCGCAGGATCACTCATCTCCTTCTCCCGTCGCTGCCCGACACCGGTTCCGTCCACGACGACGGGGCCGGTGCCGGCGGCGCGGACGTGTACGACGCCCTCGCGCGCGAACTCGCCGGCCTGCCCGAGCGGCAGCGGGCGGTCGTCGTGCTGCGCTATTGCGAGGACCTGTCCGTCGAGGAAGTGGCGGACGTCCTCGGCTGCTCGGTGGGCACGGTGAAGAGCCAGGCGTCCCGGGCCCTGGCCAAGCTGCGCAGCCGGTCGTCCCTCACCCGCACCTACCCGGGCAGCCGCCCCGCAGAGGCACGATGA
- a CDS encoding YajQ family cyclic di-GMP-binding protein has translation MADSSFDIVSKVERQEVDNALNQAAKEISQRYDFKGVGASIAWSGEKILMEANSEERVKAVLDVFQSKLIKRGISLKALDAGEPQLSGKEYKIFASIEEGISQENAKKVAKIIRDEGPKGIKAQVQGDELRVSSKSRDDLQAVIALLKGKDFDFALQFVNYR, from the coding sequence ATGGCCGACTCCAGTTTCGACATCGTCTCGAAGGTCGAGCGGCAGGAGGTCGACAACGCCCTCAACCAGGCCGCCAAGGAGATCTCCCAGCGCTACGACTTCAAGGGCGTCGGCGCCTCGATCGCGTGGTCCGGGGAGAAGATCCTCATGGAGGCGAATTCCGAGGAGCGGGTGAAGGCCGTCCTCGACGTCTTCCAGTCCAAGCTGATCAAGCGGGGCATCTCGCTGAAGGCGCTGGACGCGGGTGAGCCCCAGCTGTCCGGCAAGGAGTACAAGATCTTCGCCTCCATCGAGGAGGGCATCTCCCAGGAGAACGCCAAGAAGGTGGCGAAGATCATCCGCGATGAGGGCCCCAAGGGCATCAAGGCCCAGGTCCAGGGCGACGAGCTGCGCGTCAGCTCCAAGAGCCGCGACGACCTCCAGGCCGTGATCGCCCTCCTGAAGGGCAAGGACTTCGACTTCGCGCTCCAGTTCGTGAACTACCGGTAG
- a CDS encoding GlsB/YeaQ/YmgE family stress response membrane protein has product MGIIAWIILGLLAGAIAKFLLPGRDPGGLLGTTVIGILGAFVGGWISSRWLDHPVSKHFFDGATWVAAIGGSLVLLIAYRLVFGNSRRG; this is encoded by the coding sequence ATGGGCATCATCGCTTGGATCATTCTGGGGCTGCTGGCCGGAGCCATAGCCAAGTTCCTGCTGCCGGGACGCGACCCCGGCGGCCTCCTGGGCACGACCGTCATCGGCATCCTGGGCGCGTTCGTCGGTGGCTGGATCTCGTCCCGCTGGCTCGACCACCCCGTCAGCAAGCACTTCTTCGACGGCGCCACCTGGGTCGCGGCCATCGGCGGTTCGCTGGTGCTGCTGATCGCCTACCGGCTGGTCTTCGGCAACTCCCGCCGCGGCTGA
- a CDS encoding YccF domain-containing protein: protein MKVFNLLLNILWLLFCGIWLSIGYLIAALVCFVLIITIPFGVASLRIAGFVLWPFGRTTVERPGAGAGSVVGNVIWVIFAGWWLALGHLITSIPLFLSIIGIPFGWANLKLIPISLMPLGREVVRSDQGFGGR, encoded by the coding sequence ATGAAGGTGTTCAACCTGCTGCTCAACATCCTGTGGCTGCTCTTCTGCGGCATCTGGCTGTCGATCGGCTATCTGATCGCCGCGCTGGTCTGCTTCGTCCTGATCATCACGATCCCGTTCGGCGTCGCCTCCCTGCGCATCGCCGGGTTCGTGCTCTGGCCGTTCGGCCGGACCACCGTGGAACGGCCGGGCGCCGGTGCCGGATCGGTCGTCGGCAACGTCATCTGGGTCATCTTCGCGGGCTGGTGGCTCGCCCTGGGGCACCTGATCACCAGCATCCCGCTGTTCCTGTCGATCATCGGCATCCCCTTCGGCTGGGCCAACCTGAAGCTCATCCCGATCTCGCTGATGCCGCTGGGCCGCGAGGTCGTCCGCTCGGACCAGGGGTTCGGCGGCCGCTGA
- a CDS encoding DoxX family protein, whose translation MPRNHIGPTSATAPSATRRGAGRTGVSAADCGLLLLRLTFGLFLAGHGSQKLFGLFGGPGLTATSKGFESLGYRPGKLFAAIGGLSEFLGGLGLAAGLLVPLAAAAIVGVMINAMVTVSAAHGVWVDKGGVEYNICIAVVALAVAAIGPGRLALDRLFPWRNGGWPQAAVALLLGGLGAALALAL comes from the coding sequence ATGCCCAGGAATCACATCGGCCCGACGAGCGCCACCGCGCCGTCGGCCACCCGGCGGGGGGCCGGCCGTACGGGGGTGAGCGCGGCGGACTGCGGACTGCTGCTGCTCCGGCTGACCTTCGGGCTGTTTCTCGCGGGCCACGGGTCCCAGAAGCTCTTCGGGCTGTTCGGCGGACCGGGGCTGACCGCCACCAGCAAGGGGTTCGAGTCGCTCGGCTACCGCCCCGGCAAGCTCTTCGCCGCGATCGGCGGACTCTCCGAGTTCCTCGGCGGCCTCGGCCTCGCCGCCGGGCTGTTGGTACCGCTCGCGGCCGCCGCGATCGTGGGCGTGATGATCAACGCCATGGTCACGGTGAGCGCCGCCCATGGGGTGTGGGTGGACAAGGGCGGGGTGGAGTACAACATCTGCATCGCCGTCGTCGCCCTCGCGGTCGCGGCCATCGGGCCCGGACGGCTCGCCCTGGACCGCCTCTTCCCGTGGAGAAACGGCGGCTGGCCCCAGGCGGCCGTCGCCCTCCTGCTCGGCGGTCTGGGGGCGGCGCTCGCGCTGGCCCTGTGA